The following proteins are co-located in the Alcaligenes faecalis genome:
- a CDS encoding amino acid ABC transporter permease — MNFDVIHDNLLYFLVGAYPHGPLGGAALTLLLSVLSASLSAVLGLVFGVALVLSRGVAHTALLLFLGFFRAIPVIMLIFWVYFLLPILFKVDVPGLFTVVCALSLIGGAYLAHSVFAGISSLPAGQWQAGKALGLKTAQIMKSIILPQALPVMLPSFINQWVALIKDTSLAYVIGVAELSFVATQVSNRVMVHPTEIFLFVGLMYYVICATLELIANRVARRYDKHLRLDGK; from the coding sequence ATGAACTTCGACGTAATTCATGACAATCTGCTGTACTTCCTGGTGGGGGCGTATCCGCATGGCCCTTTAGGTGGGGCGGCGCTGACGCTTTTGTTAAGCGTGCTATCGGCTAGCTTGTCCGCCGTTCTGGGGCTGGTTTTTGGGGTGGCTCTGGTTTTGAGCCGCGGTGTGGCGCATACCGCTTTGCTGCTGTTTCTGGGCTTTTTCCGCGCCATCCCCGTCATCATGCTGATTTTCTGGGTGTATTTTCTACTGCCCATTCTGTTCAAGGTGGATGTGCCGGGCTTGTTTACCGTGGTCTGCGCCTTGTCCTTGATTGGCGGTGCGTATCTGGCGCACTCGGTGTTTGCGGGTATCAGCAGCTTGCCGGCGGGGCAATGGCAAGCGGGCAAGGCCTTGGGCCTGAAAACCGCTCAAATCATGAAGTCCATCATCCTGCCGCAAGCCTTGCCGGTGATGCTGCCTTCTTTTATTAATCAGTGGGTTGCCTTGATCAAGGACACCTCGCTGGCCTATGTCATTGGTGTGGCGGAGCTGTCTTTTGTTGCCACTCAGGTCAGCAATCGGGTCATGGTGCACCCCACTGAAATCTTCTTGTTTGTCGGGCTGATGTACTACGTGATTTGCGCAACGCTGGAGTTGATTGCGAATCGGGTGGCCCGACGTTATGACAAACATCTGCGACTGGATGGCAAATGA
- a CDS encoding amino acid ABC transporter ATP-binding protein: MIRIDSVSKWYGTFQVLRDCTAQVDRQEVVVVCGPSGSGKSTLLKTVNGLEPFQQGRIVVDGISVGDPATNLPDLRSRVGMVFQNFELFPHLNVVANLTLAQRKVLGRSSDEANERALLYLDRVGLKAMADRYPASLSGGQQQRVAIARALCMDPVCMLFDEPTSALDPEMVNEVLDVMVSLAEEGMTMMCVTHEMGFARKVADRMIFMDQGQILEDVPTDVFFGDLEGRPQRVQTFLSKELRL, translated from the coding sequence ATGATCCGTATCGATAGTGTTTCCAAGTGGTATGGCACGTTTCAGGTGCTCAGGGATTGCACGGCCCAAGTGGACCGTCAGGAAGTGGTGGTGGTGTGCGGGCCTTCGGGCTCAGGCAAATCCACCTTGTTGAAAACCGTCAATGGTCTGGAACCGTTTCAGCAGGGCAGGATTGTTGTGGATGGGATTTCCGTTGGTGACCCGGCAACGAATCTGCCAGACTTGCGCAGTCGGGTCGGGATGGTTTTTCAGAACTTCGAGCTGTTTCCACATTTGAATGTCGTGGCCAATCTGACCTTGGCACAACGTAAAGTGCTGGGCAGGAGTAGTGATGAAGCCAATGAGCGGGCCTTGCTGTACCTGGATCGCGTGGGCTTGAAAGCGATGGCGGATCGCTATCCGGCCAGCTTGTCGGGCGGGCAGCAACAGCGTGTCGCCATTGCACGGGCCTTGTGCATGGATCCGGTCTGCATGCTGTTTGATGAGCCTACCTCGGCCTTGGACCCGGAAATGGTTAACGAAGTGCTGGATGTGATGGTCAGCTTGGCGGAAGAGGGCATGACCATGATGTGCGTCACCCATGAAATGGGCTTTGCCCGCAAAGTGGCGGATCGGATGATTTTCATGGATCAGGGCCAGATTCTGGAGGACGTGCCCACAGATGTGTTTTTTGGTGATCTGGAGGGCCGACCACAGCGCGTGCAAACCTTTTTGTCCAAGGAACTGCGTCTGTAG
- a CDS encoding sigma 54-interacting transcriptional regulator — translation MGATELTLPLSQDLIDAIRFDAREGKIWFGEQRMLLLHASGFGQLRKELIASLGSERAKYFLMRFGYHAGMKDAEVSQKVRPDLSLKETFLAGPQMHTIRGMVKVVPTSLTFDRDAGRYYGEFDWFDSYEVSNHQKEHGQSSEPVCWSLLGYASGYTSFYMGKSIIYKETQCGAMGHSHCKIVGKPAEEWEEDDPEIDRFMLPDPVQDELFALRCELVKLREQEFKHSSANFTLPNSIGQSAAYQAACHLLEKAAQSKVSVLLLGETGVGKEAFARGLHAASDRADQPFIAVNCASIPPELIESELFGVEKGAYTGAHKSRPGRFERAQSGTIFLDEIVELSPRSQAALLRVLQEQELERVGDENIRHIDVRVVAATNEDLAEAVQKGTFRADLYYRLNVFPIHIPPLRERKEDIPLLTEYFLNKYSSMYKKHVLGVSDRSRELLMQYDWPGNIREFENMIERGVILTEHNHEIETHHLFPQQKSALQYLSSLNTQGFMAKEPCFSANQTQYLEHLLETPFNLDDLEEQIIQLTLKKTNGNISEAARRLGLTRPALAYRLKKVAMPA, via the coding sequence ATGGGGGCTACTGAACTCACACTGCCATTAAGTCAGGACCTGATCGACGCCATTCGCTTTGATGCGCGGGAAGGCAAAATCTGGTTTGGCGAGCAACGCATGCTCTTGCTGCACGCCAGCGGTTTTGGCCAGCTTCGCAAGGAGCTGATTGCCTCTTTAGGCAGCGAGCGCGCCAAATACTTTCTGATGCGCTTTGGCTACCACGCTGGCATGAAGGATGCCGAAGTATCACAAAAAGTGCGCCCGGACCTGTCATTGAAAGAGACCTTTCTGGCCGGCCCGCAAATGCACACCATCCGCGGTATGGTCAAAGTCGTGCCTACTTCGCTGACCTTTGATCGCGATGCTGGCCGGTATTACGGCGAATTTGACTGGTTTGACTCCTATGAAGTCAGCAATCACCAGAAAGAGCACGGCCAATCCAGCGAGCCGGTCTGTTGGAGCTTGCTGGGCTATGCCAGTGGCTACACCAGCTTCTATATGGGCAAGAGCATCATCTACAAAGAAACCCAATGCGGCGCCATGGGCCATAGCCACTGCAAGATCGTGGGCAAGCCTGCCGAGGAATGGGAGGAGGATGACCCCGAGATTGACCGCTTCATGCTGCCCGACCCGGTCCAGGACGAACTGTTTGCCTTGCGATGTGAGCTGGTGAAGTTGCGCGAACAGGAGTTCAAGCACTCCAGCGCCAACTTCACCTTGCCCAACTCCATTGGTCAGTCCGCCGCTTACCAAGCCGCCTGTCATCTGCTGGAAAAGGCGGCGCAAAGCAAAGTCTCCGTGCTGCTGCTGGGAGAAACCGGCGTGGGGAAAGAAGCCTTCGCGCGCGGCCTGCACGCCGCCAGCGACCGGGCGGATCAGCCCTTTATTGCGGTGAACTGTGCGTCCATTCCCCCGGAGCTGATTGAATCAGAGCTGTTTGGTGTGGAAAAAGGCGCATATACCGGCGCGCATAAATCCCGCCCCGGTCGTTTTGAGCGTGCCCAGAGCGGCACCATTTTTCTGGATGAGATCGTAGAACTGTCGCCACGGTCCCAAGCCGCCCTGCTTCGTGTTTTGCAGGAACAGGAGCTGGAGCGCGTGGGTGATGAGAACATCCGCCATATCGACGTGCGTGTCGTGGCCGCCACCAACGAGGATCTGGCCGAGGCCGTACAAAAAGGCACCTTCCGTGCCGACCTGTACTACCGCCTGAACGTCTTTCCCATCCACATCCCGCCACTGCGTGAGCGCAAGGAAGACATTCCACTGCTGACCGAATACTTTCTGAACAAATACTCCAGCATGTACAAAAAGCACGTGCTGGGCGTGAGTGACCGCAGCCGGGAATTGCTGATGCAATACGACTGGCCGGGCAATATCCGCGAGTTCGAGAACATGATCGAGCGTGGCGTCATCCTGACCGAACACAATCATGAAATCGAAACCCACCACCTGTTCCCGCAGCAGAAAAGCGCCTTGCAGTATCTGAGCAGTCTGAACACGCAAGGTTTTATGGCGAAGGAGCCCTGTTTCAGCGCGAACCAGACGCAATATCTGGAGCATCTGCTGGAAACCCCCTTCAATCTGGATGATCTGGAAGAACAAATCATCCAGCTGACCTTGAAAAAAACGAACGGGAATATTTCAGAAGCCGCACGCAGGCTGGGGCTAACACGGCCTGCGCTGGCATACAGGCTTAAAAAAGTGGCTATGCCAGCGTAA
- a CDS encoding phenol hydroxylase subunit — protein sequence MSDTSLPTLTKYVRVRSPANARFVEFDFAIGQADLFVELVMPPAAFEQFCLQNNVQPMSEEQMRVNDENEEKWRFGYDTLVGNSRQAEAQ from the coding sequence ATGTCAGACACGAGCTTGCCCACGTTGACAAAGTACGTACGCGTACGCAGTCCGGCTAATGCCCGCTTTGTGGAATTTGATTTTGCGATTGGCCAGGCGGACCTGTTTGTGGAATTGGTCATGCCGCCAGCGGCATTTGAGCAGTTTTGCCTGCAGAACAATGTCCAGCCCATGAGCGAAGAGCAAATGCGGGTCAATGACGAGAACGAAGAAAAATGGCGTTTTGGTTATGACACTTTGGTCGGTAACAGCCGCCAGGCTGAAGCCCAGTAG
- a CDS encoding aromatic/alkene monooxygenase hydroxylase subunit beta, producing the protein MTLEIKTASLQPVRQTFANVARRFGEKPATRYQEATYDAQATANFHYRPLWMPDKTLNDPTHTAIQMKDWYVFRDPRQFYYGAYVQNRARMQESAETNYGFFEKRELAQYLSEDVKAKVTRLLLPLRHIEQTANLNFMSGSAYGYGTTITQACLYAGMDSLGMAQYVSRIGLLIDGNSADSLSQAKDAWMQDAAWQGLRALCEKTLVQKDWFELLLVQSLLINTVVHHVVYQGLVADLAKEGGRDLDMLLEFMLECHKDLSNWSDSVFKIAAAESEENKQQLQNWLNQWLPQVQAAFMPYIQAAFADQADQVWTQAQETIAKRVTKAGLSLGGEA; encoded by the coding sequence ATGACATTAGAAATTAAAACGGCCAGTTTGCAGCCCGTGCGGCAAACCTTCGCCAACGTGGCCCGCCGCTTTGGTGAAAAGCCGGCTACCCGCTACCAGGAAGCAACATACGACGCCCAGGCAACGGCCAACTTTCATTACCGGCCCCTGTGGATGCCGGACAAGACCCTGAACGACCCTACACACACTGCCATTCAGATGAAGGACTGGTATGTGTTCCGTGACCCACGCCAGTTCTACTACGGCGCTTACGTGCAGAACCGTGCTCGCATGCAGGAATCGGCTGAAACCAATTACGGCTTTTTTGAAAAGCGCGAGCTGGCCCAATACCTGAGCGAGGACGTCAAAGCCAAGGTCACCCGCCTGCTGCTGCCTTTGCGTCACATCGAGCAAACCGCGAACCTGAATTTCATGTCCGGCTCGGCCTACGGTTATGGCACCACCATTACCCAAGCCTGTCTCTATGCCGGAATGGACTCGTTGGGTATGGCGCAGTACGTCTCCCGTATTGGCCTGCTGATTGATGGCAATAGCGCCGATTCCCTGAGCCAGGCCAAAGACGCCTGGATGCAGGATGCGGCCTGGCAAGGTCTGCGCGCCTTGTGCGAAAAAACGCTGGTCCAGAAAGACTGGTTTGAACTGCTGCTGGTGCAGTCCTTGCTGATCAACACCGTGGTGCATCACGTGGTGTATCAGGGTTTGGTGGCGGATCTGGCCAAGGAGGGCGGCCGCGATCTGGATATGCTGCTGGAGTTCATGCTGGAGTGCCATAAAGACCTGTCCAACTGGAGCGATAGCGTCTTCAAGATTGCGGCTGCTGAAAGCGAGGAAAACAAGCAGCAACTGCAAAACTGGCTGAATCAGTGGTTGCCGCAAGTGCAAGCCGCCTTCATGCCCTATATCCAGGCTGCCTTTGCCGACCAGGCTGATCAAGTCTGGACACAAGCGCAGGAAACCATTGCCAAACGCGTCACGAAAGCAGGCCTGAGCCTGGGTGGAGAAGCCTGA
- a CDS encoding MmoB/DmpM family protein, which translates to MTSKVYIGLQDNDMSRYIVEAIEEDNPDATVIYQPAMIRIECVGQLTVKRETVEEKYGQQWDMQELHLNLITLGGNVDEDEDRLFLHWNS; encoded by the coding sequence ATGACATCCAAGGTTTATATCGGTCTGCAAGATAACGACATGTCGCGCTACATCGTCGAGGCCATCGAAGAAGACAACCCGGACGCCACGGTGATTTATCAGCCAGCCATGATTCGCATTGAGTGCGTGGGCCAGTTGACCGTCAAGCGCGAGACCGTGGAAGAAAAGTATGGACAGCAGTGGGACATGCAGGAGCTGCATCTGAATCTGATCACCTTGGGTGGCAACGTGGATGAAGATGAAGACCGCTTGTTTTTGCACTGGAACAGCTAA
- a CDS encoding aromatic/alkene/methane monooxygenase hydroxylase/oxygenase subunit alpha — protein sequence MATKKLNIKDKYRYLTRDLDWEFSYQDRKDAFPYEEFEGIKITDWSKWEDPFRLTMDAYWKYQAEKEKKLYAIFDAFAQNNGQMNISDPRYLNAIKVFLTAVTPLEYQAYQGYSHVGRQFSGIGARIACQMQSIDELRHVQTQVHAMSHYNKFFNGFQDWSHMHDRVWYLSVPKSFFEDARAAGPFEFLLAISFSFEYVLTNLLFVPFMSGAAYNGDMATVTFGFSSQSDEARHMTLGLEVIKFLLEQHEDNVPIVQQWIDKWFWRGTRLLSVVGMMMDYMLPNKVMSWKEAWEVYFEQAGGALFKDLARYGIRMPKYSEVIEKEKEHISHQAWWIFYNFGHAAGFHTWIPSDEELDWLSAKYPDTFDKYYRPRWEMAKKMEAEGKRFYSSGLPQLCQVCQVPMTFTDMEKPDEITYRQSQYKGERYHTCSDGCRDIFEHEPEKYIQAWLPVNQILQGGCGGPELEKILSDYYQLNVGVDNMDFKGSVDEARWNEWKGVTA from the coding sequence ATGGCCACGAAAAAACTAAATATCAAAGACAAATATCGCTATTTGACGCGTGATCTGGACTGGGAATTCAGCTACCAGGATCGCAAGGACGCCTTCCCCTACGAGGAGTTCGAGGGCATCAAGATTACCGATTGGTCCAAATGGGAAGATCCGTTCCGTCTGACAATGGACGCGTACTGGAAGTACCAGGCCGAAAAAGAAAAGAAGCTGTACGCCATTTTTGATGCCTTCGCGCAGAATAATGGCCAGATGAATATTTCCGATCCGCGTTACCTGAACGCGATCAAGGTGTTCCTGACCGCGGTGACCCCGTTGGAGTACCAGGCTTATCAGGGCTACTCCCATGTGGGCCGTCAATTCAGCGGCATCGGCGCACGTATTGCGTGCCAGATGCAGTCGATTGACGAGCTGCGTCACGTCCAGACGCAGGTTCACGCCATGAGCCATTACAACAAGTTTTTCAATGGCTTCCAGGACTGGAGCCATATGCACGACCGCGTCTGGTACCTGTCCGTGCCCAAGTCCTTTTTTGAAGATGCCCGTGCTGCTGGTCCCTTCGAGTTCCTGCTGGCAATCAGCTTCTCCTTCGAGTACGTGCTGACCAACCTGCTGTTTGTGCCCTTCATGTCGGGCGCGGCTTACAACGGCGATATGGCCACGGTGACTTTCGGCTTCAGCTCGCAGTCTGACGAAGCACGCCACATGACGCTGGGCCTGGAAGTGATCAAGTTCCTGTTGGAGCAGCACGAGGACAACGTACCTATCGTTCAGCAGTGGATCGACAAGTGGTTCTGGCGTGGTACCCGTTTGCTGTCCGTGGTCGGCATGATGATGGACTATATGTTGCCCAACAAGGTCATGTCCTGGAAAGAAGCTTGGGAGGTTTATTTCGAGCAGGCTGGTGGTGCTCTGTTCAAGGATCTGGCTCGCTACGGCATTCGTATGCCCAAGTACAGCGAAGTGATCGAGAAAGAGAAAGAGCACATCTCGCACCAGGCCTGGTGGATTTTCTACAACTTCGGTCACGCTGCTGGTTTCCACACCTGGATCCCCAGCGACGAGGAACTGGATTGGCTCAGCGCCAAGTACCCCGACACCTTCGACAAGTACTACCGCCCACGCTGGGAAATGGCCAAGAAAATGGAAGCCGAAGGCAAGCGCTTCTACTCCAGCGGTCTGCCCCAGCTGTGCCAGGTATGTCAGGTGCCCATGACCTTTACCGACATGGAAAAACCCGACGAAATTACCTACCGCCAAAGCCAGTACAAGGGCGAGCGTTACCACACCTGCTCGGACGGCTGCCGCGACATTTTCGAGCACGAGCCTGAAAAGTACATCCAGGCCTGGCTGCCGGTGAACCAGATCCTGCAAGGCGGTTGCGGTGGCCCCGAATTGGAGAAGATCCTGAGCGACTACTACCAACTGAACGTGGGTGTCGACAATATGGACTTCAAGGGCTCGGTGGACGAGGCACGCTGGAACGAATGGAAAGGAGTGACGGCCTAG
- a CDS encoding phenol hydroxylase subunit P4, translating into MAVTAITPDYQGYARDQQSHYGDSMLLYIGWDEHLLFCSAKAFLVQPEMTVSQMIQQLLPAGFAQHPDFEQIEWSKVQWNLNGEAVELNPDDTLGAKGFDHKSLLRFKTPGLNGYKGTGV; encoded by the coding sequence ATGGCAGTTACTGCAATTACCCCGGACTACCAAGGCTATGCGCGCGACCAGCAGTCGCACTATGGCGACAGCATGTTGCTGTATATAGGCTGGGACGAGCACCTTTTGTTCTGCTCGGCCAAGGCCTTTCTGGTTCAGCCCGAGATGACCGTGTCTCAGATGATCCAGCAACTGTTGCCTGCCGGCTTTGCCCAGCACCCTGACTTTGAGCAGATCGAATGGAGCAAGGTGCAATGGAATCTGAATGGCGAAGCGGTCGAACTGAATCCTGATGACACCTTGGGTGCCAAGGGTTTCGATCACAAATCCTTGTTGCGTTTCAAAACCCCTGGCCTGAATGGCTACAAGGGTACAGGCGTATAA
- a CDS encoding NADH:ubiquinone reductase (Na(+)-transporting) subunit F produces MTYQVTVEPTGDVVEVEDGQTLLDAALRQGVWLPFACGHGTCGTCKVQVLEGYADAGDASSFALMDSERDEGKLLACCCLPESDMVIEADVDVDPDFQGLPVEDYQGKVVLIEDLSPTIKHIRLELDRPMAFQAGQYINLHVPSIDSTRAFSIANPPSMSGIIDLHVRKVEGGAGTTWLHDELQVGQSLDVSGPYGQFFVRKSDPQGAIFIAGGSGLSSPESMIMDLLEEGDTRPIYLFQGARNKAELYHADHFYQLAEKHDNFHYIPALNAPLPDDAWEGFVGFVHEAVGQFFEQRCSGNKAYLCGPPPMIEAAISTLMQSRLFERDIHMEQFLTAADGATGKVRSALFKRI; encoded by the coding sequence ATGACGTATCAGGTAACCGTAGAACCCACAGGTGATGTGGTAGAGGTGGAAGATGGACAAACCTTGTTGGACGCTGCGTTGCGACAAGGGGTTTGGTTGCCTTTTGCCTGTGGACATGGCACGTGTGGCACCTGCAAGGTGCAGGTGCTGGAAGGCTATGCAGACGCAGGCGATGCGTCCAGCTTTGCCCTGATGGATTCGGAGCGGGACGAAGGCAAGCTGCTGGCTTGCTGCTGCCTGCCCGAATCCGATATGGTCATCGAGGCCGACGTGGACGTGGACCCGGATTTCCAAGGCCTGCCCGTCGAGGATTATCAGGGCAAGGTTGTCCTGATTGAAGACTTGTCGCCCACGATCAAGCACATTCGTCTGGAACTGGATCGTCCGATGGCGTTCCAGGCCGGGCAGTACATCAACCTGCATGTGCCGTCCATCGACAGTACCCGTGCTTTCTCCATTGCGAATCCGCCGTCCATGAGCGGCATTATTGATTTGCACGTACGCAAGGTAGAAGGGGGCGCAGGCACGACCTGGCTTCATGATGAACTGCAAGTGGGGCAGTCTCTGGATGTGTCCGGCCCTTATGGTCAGTTCTTTGTGCGCAAGTCCGACCCGCAAGGCGCGATTTTCATCGCCGGCGGCTCGGGCCTGTCCAGCCCCGAATCCATGATTATGGATTTGCTGGAAGAGGGCGATACCCGTCCTATCTATCTGTTCCAGGGTGCGCGCAATAAAGCCGAGCTGTATCACGCGGATCATTTCTATCAACTGGCCGAAAAGCACGACAATTTCCACTACATTCCGGCCTTGAATGCACCTTTGCCGGATGATGCCTGGGAAGGTTTTGTGGGCTTTGTGCATGAAGCCGTGGGTCAGTTCTTTGAGCAACGTTGTTCAGGCAATAAAGCCTATTTGTGCGGCCCGCCTCCCATGATTGAAGCGGCGATTTCCACCCTGATGCAAAGCCGCCTCTTCGAGCGCGATATTCACATGGAACAATTCCTGACAGCCGCGGATGGTGCAACCGGCAAGGTACGCTCAGCGCTGTTCAAGCGTATCTAA
- a CDS encoding LysR family transcriptional regulator — MDLKQIRYFVAVAKARNFTRAAEQLHIAQPALSRQIQLLEQELNVLLLSRESRPLQLTEAGRIFYEQSLQLLNRVEVMKAATTEVGLNQRPQLSIGFVASTLYGGLPILIQKFRHAYPDIRFHFLELTSSQQIAALRAGRIDIAFGRVRIHDSAVCRTVLREERLVLAIPPKIDLAKDRGPVSLQVIADHAFIVYPKSPRPSFADHVLNILHDNAVFPSEVHEVKELQTAMGLVAGGVGLCLIPSAAQIRSDLVYRLIDDEKVTSPIIFSHRKNDNSWYIAQMHAFIEEMYAEKPPWLIPGHSAFSNGPPSC; from the coding sequence ATGGACTTGAAACAAATCCGCTATTTTGTTGCGGTCGCCAAAGCGCGTAATTTCACTCGTGCTGCCGAACAATTACACATCGCCCAACCTGCACTCAGCAGGCAGATCCAGTTGTTGGAACAAGAACTCAATGTGCTGCTGCTATCACGTGAGAGCCGCCCCCTGCAACTGACCGAGGCAGGCCGCATTTTTTACGAGCAATCCCTGCAATTGCTCAATCGTGTGGAAGTGATGAAGGCGGCGACCACTGAAGTCGGTCTGAACCAGCGCCCGCAATTATCAATTGGCTTTGTGGCCTCCACCTTGTACGGTGGCCTGCCCATCCTGATCCAGAAGTTCCGCCACGCCTACCCGGATATCCGCTTTCACTTTCTGGAGCTGACCTCCAGCCAGCAAATTGCCGCCTTGCGCGCCGGACGCATTGATATTGCTTTTGGACGTGTGCGTATTCATGACAGCGCGGTCTGTCGCACCGTTCTGCGTGAAGAACGCCTGGTGCTGGCGATCCCGCCCAAGATTGACTTGGCCAAGGACCGGGGGCCAGTGTCCTTGCAAGTCATCGCTGATCACGCCTTTATTGTGTATCCCAAGTCTCCACGGCCCAGCTTTGCCGATCATGTATTGAACATTCTGCACGACAACGCCGTTTTCCCCTCCGAAGTACACGAGGTTAAGGAACTGCAAACGGCCATGGGACTGGTCGCAGGCGGCGTGGGTTTGTGCCTGATTCCTTCCGCCGCCCAGATACGCAGCGATCTGGTGTACCGACTGATTGACGACGAGAAAGTAACCTCGCCCATTATTTTCAGCCACAGAAAAAACGACAACTCCTGGTACATCGCTCAGATGCATGCGTTTATTGAAGAGATGTATGCGGAAAAACCACCCTGGCTAATTCCAGGGCACAGCGCCTTTAGCAACGGGCCGCCATCCTGTTGA
- a CDS encoding Rieske 2Fe-2S domain-containing protein: MSVLMDKTNDIRHLLDTALEENPEIGVYRCRRDIFTNPDLFELEMKHIFEGNWVYLAHESQLPNVNDYFTTYIGRQPVFLTRGKDGGLNAFINACAHRGAMLCRRKHGNKGSFTCPFHGWTFNNAGKLLKVKDEKNTQYPEQFNTEGSHDLKRVARFENYRGFLFGSLNPDVVSLDEYLGETKVIIDQIVDQAPEGLEVLRGNSSYIYDGNWKLQIENGADGYHVSSVHWNYSATMGRRKEGGTQAVDANGWSKSLGGVYGFDYGHILLWTKTMNPTVRPVYEHREELKQRLGEERAEFIVNQTRNLCLYPNVYLMDQFSTQIRVTRPISVDKTEVSIYCFGPKGESAEQRAIRIRQYEDFFNVSGMGTADDLEEFRACQEGYAGMAAPWNDLSRGAPLWVQGPDENATAMGMKPLISGGRSEDEGLFVCQHEYWAKTMSQALKAENGEA; the protein is encoded by the coding sequence ATGTCAGTCCTTATGGATAAAACCAACGATATCAGGCACTTGCTTGATACTGCCCTGGAAGAAAACCCAGAAATAGGCGTGTATCGCTGCCGTCGCGACATCTTCACGAATCCGGATTTGTTCGAGCTGGAGATGAAGCATATTTTTGAAGGCAATTGGGTCTATCTGGCGCATGAAAGCCAACTGCCCAATGTGAATGATTACTTCACGACCTATATTGGTCGTCAGCCCGTGTTTCTGACACGCGGCAAAGACGGCGGCTTGAATGCCTTTATCAATGCCTGTGCGCACCGGGGCGCCATGCTGTGTCGCCGTAAACATGGCAATAAGGGCAGCTTTACCTGTCCTTTTCATGGTTGGACCTTCAATAACGCCGGCAAGCTGCTCAAGGTCAAGGATGAGAAGAACACCCAGTATCCCGAGCAGTTCAATACCGAAGGCTCGCACGACTTGAAGCGTGTCGCGCGCTTTGAGAACTATCGCGGCTTTCTGTTTGGCAGTTTGAATCCGGATGTGGTGTCTCTGGACGAATATCTGGGTGAAACCAAGGTCATCATCGACCAGATCGTGGATCAAGCCCCTGAAGGCCTGGAAGTGCTGCGCGGCAATTCTTCCTATATTTACGACGGCAACTGGAAGCTGCAGATTGAAAACGGCGCCGACGGCTACCACGTCAGCAGCGTGCACTGGAATTATTCCGCCACGATGGGTCGTCGCAAAGAGGGCGGCACGCAAGCGGTGGATGCGAACGGCTGGAGCAAAAGTCTGGGCGGTGTGTATGGCTTTGATTATGGCCATATATTGCTCTGGACCAAGACCATGAATCCAACCGTGCGCCCGGTCTATGAGCACCGCGAGGAGCTGAAGCAGCGTCTGGGCGAGGAACGTGCCGAGTTCATCGTGAATCAGACCCGCAACCTGTGTCTGTACCCGAACGTGTATCTGATGGACCAGTTCTCTACCCAGATTCGGGTAACGCGTCCTATCAGCGTGGACAAGACGGAAGTCTCGATTTACTGCTTTGGCCCCAAGGGTGAAAGCGCCGAGCAGCGTGCCATCCGTATCCGTCAGTACGAAGATTTTTTCAATGTGTCTGGCATGGGAACGGCAGACGATCTGGAGGAGTTCCGTGCCTGTCAGGAAGGCTATGCCGGTATGGCTGCCCCCTGGAATGACTTGAGCCGAGGCGCCCCCCTGTGGGTGCAAGGCCCGGACGAGAACGCTACTGCCATGGGCATGAAGCCCTTGATCAGTGGCGGGCGTAGTGAAGATGAAGGCTTGTTTGTCTGCCAGCACGAGTACTGGGCCAAGACCATGAGCCAGGCACTGAAAGCAGAAAACGGGGAGGCCTAA
- the benB gene encoding benzoate 1,2-dioxygenase small subunit gives MHATYHSICAFLYREARLLDDRQWDEWLECYSPNAQYWMPCWDDDDQLTEDPHSEISLIFYPNRNGLEDRVFRIKTERSGASTPEPRTAHMLSNIEILAEREGQVDVRYNFLTMNHRYRVTDQFFGTIYLTLSSQEQGWLIEQKKVVLKNDYIRQVIDVYHI, from the coding sequence ATGCACGCAACGTATCACTCGATTTGCGCTTTCCTCTATCGCGAAGCCCGTTTGCTGGACGATCGTCAGTGGGATGAATGGCTGGAATGCTATAGCCCCAACGCCCAATACTGGATGCCTTGCTGGGACGATGATGATCAACTGACCGAAGATCCGCACAGCGAGATCTCCTTGATCTTTTATCCCAATCGTAACGGTCTGGAAGATCGGGTGTTTCGCATCAAGACCGAGCGTTCTGGTGCTTCTACGCCGGAGCCGCGTACTGCTCATATGCTCAGCAATATTGAGATTCTGGCCGAGCGCGAGGGACAGGTGGACGTCCGCTATAACTTTTTGACGATGAACCATCGCTACCGGGTGACGGATCAGTTCTTCGGCACCATTTATCTGACTTTGTCGTCTCAGGAACAGGGCTGGTTGATCGAGCAAAAAAAGGTAGTGCTCAAGAACGACTATATCCGTCAAGTGATTGATGTGTATCACATTTAA